One window of Nymphaea colorata isolate Beijing-Zhang1983 chromosome 11, ASM883128v2, whole genome shotgun sequence genomic DNA carries:
- the LOC116263833 gene encoding gibberellin 2-beta-dioxygenase 8-like isoform X2, producing MFRSFDSSCSWQAGASADPYRSSDPHEKKQESEPPLQKTYKTLFEKQHKTEHDTVVEECELPLIDLDQLNTGRRERDKCVRAMAKASSEWGFFQVVNHGISTDLLNRMSGEQAKVFGQPFEKKVKEKLLDFSSETYRWGAPSATNLQQLSWSEAFHIPLANCSDPSHPDKSTLRRTINEYAAAVSDLAQQLAQLLTESLGFRTSYFAQNCGPSSCYLRLNRYPPCPLSSEVFGLISHTDSDFLTILHQDQVGGLQLKKDGKWITVKPNQKALIVNIGDLFQAWSNDAYKSVEHRVIANKIVERFSVAFFLCPSYDTVIETCRRPAMYKKFTFGEFRQQVQEDVRRTGHKIGLPRFLV from the exons AAGCAGGAATCAGAACCTCCACTGCAGAAGACATACAAGACTCTATTTGAGAAACAACACAAAACGGAACATGACACCGTCGTTGAAGAGTGCGAACTGCCATTGATAGACCTTGATCAACTGAATACGGGAAGACGAGAACGCGACAAATGCGTGAGAGCCATGGCAAAGGCTTCATCCGAGTGGGGTTTCTTTCAGGTTGTGAATCATGGCATCTCAACTGATCTTTTGAACAGGATGAGCGGTGAACAGGCCAAAGTTTTTGGGCAACCATTTGAAAAGAAGGTCAAGGAGAAGCTGCTGGATTTCTCTTCAGAAACATATCGGTGGGGTGCACCATCTGCCACCAATCTGCAGCAACTATCATGGTCAGAAGCCTTCCATATTCCCCTGGCAAATTGTTCAGACCCCAGCCATCCAGATAAGAGTACTCTAAG AAGAACCATTAATGAGTATGCAGCAGCAGTGTCGGACCTGGCACAACAATTGGCTCAACTGTTGACAGAGAGTTTGGGATTCAGAACAAGTTACTTCGCACAGAATTGCGGCCCAAGTTCATGCTATCTGCGACTCAATAGATACCCTCCATGTCCACTGTCTTCTGAGGTCTTCGGGCTGATATCTCACACTGACAGTGACTTCCTCACAATCTTGCACCAAGACCAAGTTGGGGGTCTGCAACTGAAGAAAGATGGAAAGTGGATCACTGTCAAGCCTAATCAGAAGGCCCTCATAGTTAACATTGGCGACCTGTTTCAG GCATGGAGCAACGATGCTTATAAAAGCGTGGAGCATAGAGTAATCGCTAACAAAATAGTGGAGAGGTTCTCTGTGGCTTTCTTCCTTTGTCCCTCATATGATACTGTCATAGAGACATGTAGAAGACCAGCTATGTATAAGAAGTTTACCTTTGGGGAGTTCAGACAGCAAGTGCAAGAAGATGTTAGACGCACAGGTCACAAAATTGGCCTTCCCAGATTTCTTGTTTGA
- the LOC116263833 gene encoding gibberellin 2-beta-dioxygenase 8-like isoform X3 — protein MFRSFDSSCSWQAGASADPYRSSDPHEKESEPPLQKTYKTLFEKQHKTEHDTVVEECELPLIDLDQLNTGRRERDKCVRAMAKASSEWGFFQVVNHGISTDLLNRMSGEQAKVFGQPFEKKVKEKLLDFSSETYRWGAPSATNLQQLSWSEAFHIPLANCSDPSHPDKSTLRRTINEYAAAVSDLAQQLAQLLTESLGFRTSYFAQNCGPSSCYLRLNRYPPCPLSSEVFGLISHTDSDFLTILHQDQVGGLQLKKDGKWITVKPNQKALIVNIGDLFQAWSNDAYKSVEHRVIANKIVERFSVAFFLCPSYDTVIETCRRPAMYKKFTFGEFRQQVQEDVRRTGHKIGLPRFLV, from the exons GAATCAGAACCTCCACTGCAGAAGACATACAAGACTCTATTTGAGAAACAACACAAAACGGAACATGACACCGTCGTTGAAGAGTGCGAACTGCCATTGATAGACCTTGATCAACTGAATACGGGAAGACGAGAACGCGACAAATGCGTGAGAGCCATGGCAAAGGCTTCATCCGAGTGGGGTTTCTTTCAGGTTGTGAATCATGGCATCTCAACTGATCTTTTGAACAGGATGAGCGGTGAACAGGCCAAAGTTTTTGGGCAACCATTTGAAAAGAAGGTCAAGGAGAAGCTGCTGGATTTCTCTTCAGAAACATATCGGTGGGGTGCACCATCTGCCACCAATCTGCAGCAACTATCATGGTCAGAAGCCTTCCATATTCCCCTGGCAAATTGTTCAGACCCCAGCCATCCAGATAAGAGTACTCTAAG AAGAACCATTAATGAGTATGCAGCAGCAGTGTCGGACCTGGCACAACAATTGGCTCAACTGTTGACAGAGAGTTTGGGATTCAGAACAAGTTACTTCGCACAGAATTGCGGCCCAAGTTCATGCTATCTGCGACTCAATAGATACCCTCCATGTCCACTGTCTTCTGAGGTCTTCGGGCTGATATCTCACACTGACAGTGACTTCCTCACAATCTTGCACCAAGACCAAGTTGGGGGTCTGCAACTGAAGAAAGATGGAAAGTGGATCACTGTCAAGCCTAATCAGAAGGCCCTCATAGTTAACATTGGCGACCTGTTTCAG GCATGGAGCAACGATGCTTATAAAAGCGTGGAGCATAGAGTAATCGCTAACAAAATAGTGGAGAGGTTCTCTGTGGCTTTCTTCCTTTGTCCCTCATATGATACTGTCATAGAGACATGTAGAAGACCAGCTATGTATAAGAAGTTTACCTTTGGGGAGTTCAGACAGCAAGTGCAAGAAGATGTTAGACGCACAGGTCACAAAATTGGCCTTCCCAGATTTCTTGTTTGA